AGTTTTTCACAAACTCGGAGATTCTCCTAAGAAAAGATGTTGCTATAGAACGAAATATACTAGTGAGACCTATGAGACGTACTACTAGAAAGTTCATAAGACTGAAATGCAATGAATGGACTGCAGAGAAAGCACATTTCAAGGAGATACTGAGGTTCTAGCTACTTGCTTCTCgtttattattataaaacttCAGTTTATAATGACCAAAGGCTATAATCTTTTTGAGGTAGCTCTTTTCAGTGTTAGTTCTGAATACGAGCTTTTGCTATGCTTGAGATACACACAAGTATTAGAAGAGCATCTCATCTAGAATGATGCACAAAAATTGATTATAAAGGTTGCCTGTGGGAACCTGGGTGGTTAAAGATAGGATTGGAAGTGGGacacttccttttctctgtatAGCTTGTGTGCTTTGTACCGAGTACCTGAGTTACTGGTTCAAACTTTTAACATTGTAAGTGAATGAAAATttaaacaggccgggcacggtggctcacacctgtaatcccagcactttgggagaccaagatgggaggatttcttgagcctaaaagtttgagatcagcctgagcaacatagtaagactgtgcctctacaaaaaatacaaaaattagctgggtgtggtggcatacgcctctagtcccagctattcaggaggctgaggcaggaggatcacatgagtccCTGagatcaaggcttcagtgagcagtgattgctccattgcaatctagcctgggtgacaaaaaaaaaaaaattttacaatgcATTTGTTCCTCTTTAACATCTATGTGTacctatatgcatatatacacataagtattaaattcatttaaacTTACATATTTTTCATCTGCCGCATTTTTCTAAACACAAATCAGAAATAATGCCAGAGCTAGTCTTTTATATTGCCTTAACTAATGAATAGTCATAGGACCCCATCTGTGGAACTAAGATTGGTGGtaagcttcatttttttctttctttcttctcttactgGTCTCTTGATGTCAGGTTGTACATCTCTGTGACTGTTACCATTTGGAGAATTTCCAATAATGAATCCCTAGTAGTGGTATCATCTAGTTTCTCAATTAGCCCCTGTTTTTCTTCCCCAGGGACAAAAGTGGCTCTCAATCCAGCACATGCACATTGAAGCAAGTTAAAGGATTTAATATGAAGCACAGAAGCAGATAGTGCCAAATAGCAAGCAGTAGTTGGTACACATTTGTGAGTAAAAATTGTCCCTTTTGGCTTACTTTCTTAGTCTTTAAATCGTCTGCATGCCAAATCCTTAAAGATCTATGTCCCCAGAGAttttttgttaaagaataaaagatgtgAGTTAGCAGTCATAGTTAAACCAGTTGCTGGGGCTGAGTGTCCTGAGAACCTCTAAGAACTCTCCTAGGCATCTCAGTGAGGCGGGGGCTTAGGGTGGGGCTATATCTCCGGCATGGAGTTTAGGAAGTACCTTAGCCGTGGTAAAGTCGTGTAtactgtgtttaactttttatgccctttatttatatataatgtcttTGTGAAAAATTGAGTGTAATTTCCATTTGAAGTTTACACTAAATTTCGaagtttatttctatttaaagaaaCCATTAGACGTCACATTTGTAGGCTACCTCAGTTACATTTACTTTTTACCCTTTGTATTCCCTTCATGATTTCTTCATTTGGGCTTAGTCTTAAAAAaggattttttcccctttggtgTATGATGATTAGAGGAGTTTTATGGCAGTATTGTTTTTTTTCTAGCCCGACTtcacatttgtatatatatttgatacaGCTTCTCTGTATCCTGTTTGCAAAATCATAAGACAGTGACTGTGCTTGAAACTATGATTTTTGAGGTATAGAAAAACTCTTCTTAGGATAGATTTGAAAATTGGTTTCTCAAATCAAGCCCTAAGCCATGTTCAAATCCAAAAGTCATTTTAAgtagatatttacttttttcatagttttcttaCGAAATGAATTGttgaaatactgatttttattctttcttttttacagctgGAAAAACAGTGTCCGTGTTATGTACACCTCCAAAAAAAGTTTAGATGTGTAGGGGAGTTGTTGTGTAAACTGAACTACAGGGTAGCAGTATTTTAATAGCTATTATAGACGTGTATTTACtgtattaaaatgattaaaagaacGAGCAGTGACACACCACTAGGAAGGTCAGTGAAATTTTATTCAGTTGAGCTGGTATTACAGGTTTGAGAGACAATGGCTTCAAAGCTAACCATGTTGTTCTACATATTTATCAGCATTTGTATTGGTGGCAACATTCTTTctactgcattaaaaaaaatacacatgtaaatatgatattaaatacaaattaatagTGTAAAACTTTCAATTCCTCCAAAAATGAATACAAACATGAGGATTTATTATTACAAATTCTAAATTTGGTATTCATTGCATCTCAGTCATTAAGAGAAGTTTTAATTTGTATGATGTGATTTTCAGGGAGTTGCGTCTTCTTTTTTAGTAAATTCAGAGTTAATTTTATGCATCTGTCATTTAAAGGTTTTGAATAACCGATGCATTTGTCatttaaaggttttattttttcatgcttgacagtgatttttaatttttaaagtccaAGCAGCTTTCCCTCAAATTGATGAggaaatttaagtttaaattttattgcaGGCATTTTTTTAGTTACAAGCAGCATGCGTATTTATCTATgcagagagagtgtgtgtatgtatgtgtatgtacacatttgTGTTGTAattctataataattttaaaaatttactgctAAGCAATATCAAGGTACAATTTCAGCTGATAAGTAAGAAGGCATTTTGTTGaggaaatcattttctttcatcctttatttttgctttgtatgTGTTCAGTACTTCCAAATGAGAAGTTTCCTTTCCTCAAGGTACAGTTTCAGCTGATAAGAAGGCATTTTGTTGaggaaatcattttctttcatcttttatttttgctttgtatgTGTTCAGTACTTGCAAGTGAgaagtttcctttctctctttctataaGGTATTGTCTTCTAACTTCGCTACTCTACTTAGAGGAGACTGACATTTTAACAGTCAGCcctgtctttaaatttttctccCACAGGGTGAGTGGGGCAACATTTCCTTCTCCTGCTGCTGAGATGGCAGAAATTAGTCGAATTCAGTACGAAATGGAATATACTGAAGGCATTAGTCAGCGAATGAGGGTCCCAGAAAAGTTAAAAGTAGCACCACCAAACGCTGACCTGGAACAAGGATTCCAAGAAGGAGTTCCAAATGCTAGTGTGATAATGCAAGTTCCGGAGAGGATTGTTGTGGCAGGTATTTCACCTTTACTTAGAAGGTTGCCCGTTAAGTCTTTGTTTTGTATGTTTCTATGAAAACTTGAGTTTTTCTAAATGTTATTTAGAAAAGGAGTTGGAAAATGCAACTTTATGCTTTTGAAATTTCCATTCATTATTATAGTCTGAATTTCAAACAGTATTTTTTAGTAATTCAACTAATTATTGAGGTTTTATACacataaaatgtatacatttctttttttttttttttttttttttttttgagacggagtctcacgctgttgcccaggctggagtgcagtggcacgatctcggctcactgcaagctctgccttctgggttcacgccattctcctgcctcagcctcctgagtagctaggactacaggcgcccgccaccgcgcccggctaattttttgtatttttagtagagacggggtttcactgtggtctcgatctcctgaccttgtgatccgcccgcctcggcctcccaaagtgctgggattacaggcttgagccaccgcgcccggccaaaatgtatacatttctaAGTGTGTacttgatgagttttgacaaaagtAAACACCCATATAACCACCACCACAGTCCAAATAGAGACCATTTTTGTTGCTCTACAGGGTTCCCTTGTGTCTCTTTCTCACTCAGTCCCTTCCCCTCAACTCTAGGCAACCATAGTCTCCTTTCTATAGCCAGAGACTAGATTTGTCTTTCCCAGAGTTTCATGTAAACGGAATCATAGAGTATATACTCttatctggcttcttttgttcagtgtaatgtttttgagattcttctgttgttgcatatatcagttattcattccattttattaCTGAGTAATATTTCAGTTTGGATAcaccataatttgtttatccattcatctccaTTCATTGATTACTTTTTGTTTGAAGCTGTTAGGATTAAAGCCACTGTGAATATTCAGGTTCAAGTCTTTGTGaagacatatgttttcatatctttaggagtgaaattgctggttTATGTACTACAAgttattttaaactttgaaaGACTGCTAAACTATTTTCCAAATTCTAGTACGGTGTTGCATTCTATCAGTGATGTATGAGtttcagttgctccacatccttgccaacattttgtattgtcagtctttttaattttagctgtttGAGTGGGTGTGTAGTGCCATCTCGTGATTTTAATtctatttccctgattattaataattttgaacATCTGCTCttgtgctttttggccatttatatatattcattgtgAAGAGTCTATTCGAATGTTTTGTCAGTTTAAAAAATTGGGTGTTGTAAGagttttatatattctaaatatcaGTTTTTTTGGTTATATATCATGCATTGCATAATTTCTTATTTCTGTACCACAGTGATAAATATTAGTGAAATGTCAGTACGCTGGAAGCATATTTTGAAAGAAACTAATGCTCGTTGGGAGGTATAATTCAAAAGCAGAAGAAGgtaaatacattttaacaaaaaacacttgtctttttaaaaaacctcccacttttctcttctttgtctattttcttaACTCCTAGGAAATAATGAAGATGTTTCATTTTCAAGACCAGCAGATCTTGACCTTATTCAGTCAACTCCCTTTAAACCCCTGGCACTAAAAACACCACCTCGTGTACTTACGCTAAGTGAAAGACCACTAGATTTTCTGGATTTAGAAAGACCTCCTACAACCCCTCAAAATGAAGAAGTAAGTAGAACTTTAATATCACCAGAATTTGAAATAATGTAAACAAAGGTAAAAGAGAAGAGTGAAGAGGCTTTATCATATCCTTAGCAATATGTCATGAAAGCTTTCCATATGGAACATTACTAATAATTCTAATTTACAAATGTGGCAAATAAGTtattatgctatttttaaaatttgaatgttatattttaggaaaatgtaaattttgtgGAAAGTATTATTAAGTTCCTGTGGTTTGAAGAAAGAGCCTTTATGGGTAGGTGTTACttgttaaataataagaaaaagttgGGAgtttagcaataaaaagtaaatgtatcACTTTGTTATAAAATCAGTCTAGCAAACATGACAAAGAAAGCCCTTTTTCCCTTAACACTACCCATTCTCGCTTCTTGATTAAAAGTTTCTACTGAGTTAGCTCCTATACTGCATTATATTAATATGCCAGTTGACCTAAATGTAGCAGTGTAGACTAACAAGGTGTTAGTAGCagagttcaaatcctgccttTGCCATTGACTTACAGCTAAGCTTTGAAGCTTCTTTGCTGTGATGATTTCTGGAGTTGCATCTTTTTCATATACCTTCTGAACTTCCAACATGTTGTCATGAAGCTAGTGTAAGACAATGTACAAACGTATGTTTTTATTAATGATGGTATTGCTTGTGTCTGGTTTCATTTTGCATGTAGTCCTTTCCAAAGAGGGTAAAGTCCGCCTACTGTCTAGGGCAATGCAGTTTGCTAGGACTAGGTTCTTAGATTATAAGTTTCTGCTGAGATAATTGAGGTAATATGCACACAGTTTGGATATTCTAGGTATTTGTTTGGTGAAAAGCAATAATCTGAGACTTTACATGACAGAAAGGCACTAAGACGCTTGGAGAATTGtattatttaacaaacatttttcaacttttatctcTGAGATACTATATGCAGTATAAGAATTAATGAGACATAGTTCCTGCATTCAAAAAGTTTGCTGTCTGTCTGGTTTCAGCAGGACAATAATATGAGTGAGGGAAAGACATCAACACGCACAGAAGATATAAAATTCTTTAATAGCAGAAAATAATGAAAGTTACCAAGATGGTTACATAAAACAGAAGTATCCAGTGCGCTCCCAGTTTGAGGCCCAGCTTTCCAACTCCCCAGAGTTccttgggagttatacctgtGAAAATAATTGTCTTACAGTGAGGATTTTACCAGGAAAGAAATGTTCTTTATTGTAttctttgggtttttcttttgatctttctGCTGCCCCTAACTGATTGAAAGCAACCCAAGCAATTCCCTGAGTGATTATTTTAAGAGTGAGTGAAGAAAGTTTGCCGGGATTTCCCTCAGTAGACCCAGGCTTTAAGACTCTACAGGGTTCATTCCTGCATTAATTGTGATATTTAGTCAAATGTGATAGATGCCCAGAGTGTATAACACTGGGGTAAAAAAGTTTGTGTGAGAATTAGACCTAACTTTGAAGACCTACTTTGCCATTTACTAACCACATAActtttggcaagttatttaacagTTCTAGGGCTTATCTCTGAAATAAAGATAAGAATAATACCAAGTGCATTaagattattgtgagaattaaatgtaagAATGCATGTAAGGACATGTTCTAATTCGTGTTAAAAGCTCAATATGTATAAATGTTATTGTTAGGAAAGAGTTAAAATCCTGTGGCAGGAGCCAGATCCTGAAATGAAAGAGGAGTTTTTGAGATTAATACCATCTGCCTATTGAAAGCAAAGATGATGGTTTGAACTTAAGTTTATAAAAGCTTATAGAAGGGTCCAGTAGCCTTCAACAAGCATTCAGCTGCCGTGAGCAAGGGAGGAAGGGGTAAGGGAGCCAGAGTTCTAGTAGCTTCTAGAAATTGAATGAAATAGAGAAGCAATAAGACCCTGAGTGCTGATAACATTGATGATTCATTCAGATGTTACTCAGAATCTATAAAGTGAGATCCCCAGAACATTGCTCTGTAGTAATCATTCTGCAGTAGTTGGCAGGGTTTCTTTACTTCAGCACTATTGGCATTTTGGACTGGATAATTCCTTGTGGTGGGAGCCATCTTTTTGCACTGTAGAATGTTTGCAATATTTGTGTTATCTATCTACAAGATGGCATTACCATCTTCCAAGTCATGATATCCAAAAATGTTTGTAATAGCGAAAAGGTGGAAGCAGCTAAAATGTCCATCAggtgatgaatggataagcaaaacaTGATCTAGCCATATAGTAACtcttattcagccataaaaaaaaatgaggtactggccgggtgcggtggctgatgcctgcaatcccagcactttgggaggctgaggcaggcagatcacttgaggtcaggagttcaagaccagcctggccaacatggtgagaccctactaaaaatatagaaattagctgagcatggtggtgtggacacctgtagtcccagctactccggaggcagaggcaggagaatcacttgaacccgggaggtggaggtagcagtgagccgagattgcactgctgcactccaacctgggcaacagagccagactctgtctccaaaaaaataaaaaataaaaaaaaaaaaaggtactgatacatgccacaacatggatgaaccttgaaaatgtaAAGTTTAAGAAGCCAGACAGCAAAGGCCATATATTGCATTTTTCTACTTACATGAAATATCCAGAGTGGCCAAATGAATGAAGACAGGATACAGATCACTAGTTGCCAGGGGGTTAGAGGAAAGGGGGATTGAGAGTGACTGCTTAATCAGTATGGGGTTTCCTTCAGgctgatgaaaatattctggaactagatagtggTAATGATTACACAACATGGTGAGTGtcctaaatgccactgaattgtatacttcaaaatggttaaaattgtgtatgttatgtgtgttttaccacaataaaaaagaaaatacctccagacattgccagatgttcTCTACAGGGCAAGATCACCCCCTACTGAAAACCACTGACCTATCTCAAGAGAAGAGACTACCAGGAGAAGGCTTATGAGGAAGCCAATAAAATTGTCTGAAAGCCTGATTGATGTAAGGGATAAATTTGTAGAAAGCAACTGTACTTGAGTTCTTAAACTGGCTTAAAGAATCCGGGTGAGCTCTTGAGGAGGGCTTAAAATAGAACATAAATAATCGCTTAGCTTAAAGAGGGTTTAAAAATCTGGAGGCTTGGCTGGAAGAGAGGAAGGTGACAAACGCTTCCAATATGCCTGATCTCCACCAATATTTGGAAATCAACTAACAAAGCAACTGTGCAATAAACCATGTTATCTGGGCGTGAAATACAAAATGCCCAAGTCATGACAGTTTTTAGTGTCAAAGAGACTGGGCCGTGTGAATGAGGAGAAAGAAGCTGTGACACTGACATTACCACCTCTTCTCATCAAGGAATCCAAACGGGAGCCAGTGGGGAAGGATCTTCCAGAGAACAAGAAGGAAGAACTATACAGAAAGAGTTGGAAATGCTGCCTGTAAGAAGATTTGACGCAGCCTTGAACGATGTGACCAAGTCAAAGATGTGGGCTCTGCCATTACATCCTGTCAATCAAGCCATGATGTGCTTTAAGAAAATCAGCTACAATAAGCCCTAAAAACTTTGTGAGAAGTCCATTGAAGTTGGAAGAAAAAACAGACTGCACTAAAGATAGAGAGTAAAAGCTTTTGCCCAAGTTGGCATCTCTTACTTCAAAGAGGAGAAGTATGAGAATACTATTCATTTCTATAATAAACCTTTGGAAGAGCACTGAACTGCAGATATACAAGAACTGTCAATAGTTAGGAATTAATCTGGAAGGAGCAAAGTCAGTTGGCATATGTAAACCCTGACCTGATTTTGGAAGAGTAAAGGCCTTGAGTGGTTTCAGAAATGGAACTATCTCCAAGCCACGCCAGCTTTATACAGAAGCCATCAAATGGCATCCATAGGATGCCAAATTCTACAGCAGTTATGTCCCTAATGTACAGCCAGAGCTCAAGGAGTAGAAGAAATATCCAGCTACTTCCACCCTTAACACAGATTATACTTAGAAAGCAGCAATCTTAGAGTCTGAAGGATAACACAGAAGCCATGAATGTCTAGCAGAAGGCCCTAGACCTGTGATTCTACTGTGAAGAAGTAGCAGATGGTTATTGGTGCCCAGTTCAGTTGATATGACATCGCTAAGGATGTGAAGCAAAAAACCATAGCTACGTGGCATATCCTAAAACAAATGCAGAAGATCTCCCAGGGactcaatgaatattttaaaaggatcctGCGGGAGCTTAGAAAATAAAGAACTTCATGAATATGGGTCTGATCACAGTTTGGTGACGGTTTCTTGAGCTCTTTTTCCTTCCTCGTCACTTCTGGaaagaggagctgggactgcaaTGAATAGAATGGAGCAAAAGtctggagagaaaaggaaaagctgaattgtatatatgtatacacattccTGCATGGAAAATTCAGAGATGTGCACTCACAGTCTTTGTACAGATACAGTTTCATGGCCCCCTTACCACAAGCATGATCTCCTTACTCCTGACAAATTGGGCCATGTGTCCTTCCCAAAACCCGCGGTCACTGGCTTAACTGTTCTCTCCGTGATTCATGATGTTAAATTTTGGGCACTGAACATGTTGGGGAGGGAAGATACTTATCCCAACTGTTCAGTCTACATTGTTCATTTGTACCTTTCCCCCTTCTGCATAAAAGTCTCACAGAAAATGGGGATGAGTATAGAGGAAAACCACTAAGGCTCTGAGTAGATTCCTGAAGAAGAGGTGGGCTTTGAACAGATTGAGAGAATCGGCCATCAAAAAACCTAGAGGACATTTACTTGAACAATCAAATTTAACTTGGGGTATAAGCATATAAAAGGAGAATGGTATGCATGCATGCAGAGTGTCTAgtgttatatgttatataactGTGTAGCATTAGACCCTGTGACGCAACTTCCAGGAagctgcttgaacctaggaaacTATTTCTCAGCCTCAGGGATGAGTAGAAGTAAGTGCATAATCAATGAAGGATGATTCtgagagacattttaaaattttgcattgaggccaggcacagtgactcacacttgtaatcccagcactttgggaggccaaagtgggtggatcttttgaggtcgagtttaagaccagcctggccaacatggtgaaaccccgtctctaccaaaaaaatacaaaaattagccggtcatggtggtgtgtacctgtaatctcagctactcaggaggctgaggcacgaaagtctctcgaacccaggaggcagagattgcagtaagccaagatcatgccactgtactccatcctgggcaacacagtgagaccctatctaaaaaaaaaaaaaaaacaaaaaaaacaactcagatttaaacaaaacaaacatccaggctgggcatggtgactcacacctgtaatcccactactttgggaggccaaggtggatggatcacgtgcggctaggagtttaagaccagcctggccaatgtggtgaaaccccgtttctactaaaaatgcaaaaattatctggacgagagggcatgcacctgtaatcccagctactcgggaggctgaggcatgagaatcgcttgaacccgggaggtggaggttgcagtgagctgaaatagcaccattgcactccagcctggggaagagagtgacactgtctcaaaaaaaaaaagaagaagaagaaaaacatccacctgggattacaggtgtgagccaccatgc
The sequence above is drawn from the Macaca mulatta isolate MMU2019108-1 chromosome 12, T2T-MMU8v2.0, whole genome shotgun sequence genome and encodes:
- the MFF gene encoding mitochondrial fission factor isoform X7; protein product: MAEISRIQYEMEYTEGISQRMRVPEKLKVAPPNADLEQGFQEGVPNASVIMQVPERIVVAGNNEDVSFSRPADLDLIQSTPFKPLALKTPPRVLTLSERPLDFLDLERPPTTPQNEEIRAVGRLKRERSMSENAVRQNGQLVRNDSLYGISNIDTTIEGTSDDLTVVDAASLRRQIIKLNRRLQLLEEENKERAKREMVMYSITVAFWLLNSWLWFRR